tggaaggatgttgccgcacatttaattgatgtccacgaggggtgaatggacttgtacaactagagagtgagctcgaactcaggatgggttattgaagtcatagtgattgtaccccgtgcaacaGTGTTGGAAGATGTTGGCAAGTAAATTCCACAGGGGGGTTATCTCCAGTGAGCAGATCGGCGATCGCATGGTTGGTGAAGCTTTTGTGAAGAATTCTATTAGTTATACagcaaagagatcggtcgtgcgaaggtggttgatgattcagagtataaaaagggggTTTTACATAAAGATTCTGAGAATTTTGGCaattgattgcgcaaggttatgtcaataagagataaagaatcctggtgaattccagagttgtgtaatggtggcttcaagctaagtgggagagtcccaccgcctatgatggggttgcatggttaactacttgtgaggtttctggtTAGTAGCATATTGATaggttatttcagctacgggaaaagaacataagtagtaatttgagcaaagggattgttaaagcctaaaggtgtgctatggttggccttattggctcatgttcagacttggggaaggattcaggatttatgccttgtatataTGTGGGttcaagggaagtgattatgCCGCATGCTTCATCAAGAGGGTtaatgtgctagaagattcataaagttgattatattcggggctaagtcagagcgggtggctctcaacaatggccctagtggattcaaaggggtaaagttttgtgcctaatgatttcgagcctacaagtatggttaagaatcacGCTTTTGTAGCGGCTTATAAGAAGAGGCCCAGAATATTCtgtgatgttttgacttgcggtgtagcatttgggaaatatgaaatggttcgtgggatttgagacagcatggtctcgtgattcaaggtcactcaaGATGAGTGCGGATAAAGTGTGTTATTTGTTGAATGAGGTTATTATCATTTCTAAGGCAattaaggataaattggaagaagatagattggttagccatagttgagttgacatattggtggtagtgatcagttccttcagcgtgatcaagttgTGTAAGTAATTCGTGACGGTACGTATGAGGCCGatcggccgccgtaattgatgttattcagaagtattctactgttatggtGACGAGGCCAATGCGTATAAGATTTTGCTACTCGTACTTTGTCAAgttctagtatagtttatgatatcgtcccacagagattggagaatctagctacaaacttataatattcttactactatttgagagaatcagattgatgaagttttgtttgttgaaaatttaaattgcttaagttgaaacaaaataactttcggaagatttatatttaaaaagagttgggaatcattgaattcactcgatagcgtgataataataaaatcttagcttctacatgtatttctcttaggaataactgtttattgctaatacaattatattttgctcactaagaaataatcaattaataacaCTCCGCGAGGTTATGTAAATCAATTGATATATGACTCGTGacgattaaactgaaataattttCTTGCCTGAATTATGCTAAAGATAGCAAAAACCTCCCGCGAttaatttttactaaaaatcaataatcttgccaACTACAACTCCTCCGTGAGAATTAGAATGGAAGTAAGCAAGATTACAGACTTGGAATGATAGCTTAAAAAGAATTACTCTCACTCTATTATTTTACCCAATAGTTATCGTATATTAATTTTGCTtcgtgagaattacaaaattgacatacaactaactttggagaataaatagatagaagtgataataattaattaaaactaatattcCAGCACAATATAGAAATATAATTAGAAAGTTTCAGGTCAAGCATGTAGTAAAATTGAGATTAATATTATAACTTTAtcgagcttcatcaactatcccaacaaaagagattactccattatggagtatttaaatctcacaaagaaagaaattcttaaaatactattaacactcttagaaaattcaaagactacaagataaaatgaaatagaTAAAGAGAGAAGTAAAGACCAAAGCTAGAGAAAAGTTTGCTAATTAGGCACGTATATCTATTCCTTTCAACACAAACATCCTATTTATAGAAATCAAATCTCATAAGGTGACACGATGCCTCGTGGTTCTTTTGCCATGATGCGTCATGCTTCTATTGCCATGATGCGTCGTGCTTCTATTGCCATGATACCTCATGGTTCTTTTGCCATGATGCCTCGTGCTTctcttttattcttttattttctttatcatgatatttttattttctgcaaaatactattagaaaatacagataattgatatattatatatattatttaaaataatttatttttaagtatataatatatgaatattttatagtcatcaaACTCCCCTGCACTTGAATCCTTGCTCATCCTCGAGAcagtaattttattaataattgtTGTTTCTTATAGAgtagaaaagtaaaaaaataaagtttCACATAAAATTCAAAACCTATAAGTTTTTCAAGTCGCCAAATCTATACCttgtttctgcttctgcttttgttTGCCAAAAACTTTCAACTCCTCTTTTGATGAACCTTTTGAGATTGATAACATTATGATTACAATTTCgagtttctcaaattttgtccatAGACTTGCCCTTCATGTCAGTCTCCACTAATGTAGAATCAACActaatttctaaaattattttaggACTTTTTTAGGCTTGTAATGATAGGCTTAATGCTGGTAAGGTAAAAGGATATATTTGTAGTGACTTTGTTCCATCCATTTTTATTATGAGAGCCGATTATTTTATCAAAGTAACTATGTACAACTCAACACAAGAAAATAAATCTAGAGATTGGGCTAAAGGTCCCGATctccaatttcataattaatatCACTTAAGTCATCATTTGCTTAACTATAGCCGGAAAGAGTAGTATCAATCTTTTTGTAAGGTAAACCAATATGGTGTATCAATAAAAGTTGGTTTATCCCTCTTTTTTTTGGGGGCTCAAAGTTGGGTGCTAAAAGGTAAAATATAAATATTTGTGGTTAAAAATAGATAGCTAAAAAAGGtgtcaaagaaagcctaatttCATTCTAAAAATAGTGTTGTCTAGAATTTCTCCTTGATAGACATTTGGGGCAAGTTCTAGCAGAATTTTATTGATTATACCTGTTGAGATCATAATGCTTCTCAATTCCAACACGTTCTCAAATTTGGAGATACTCGTTCTTGCCttcacaaaaataaaatcacaaacttGGAAGTTATATGGCATAAATGAAATGTTTGAAAAATATGTAAACTTTTACGTTAAAACTTTAATATTGTACAAGAAcaaaaattaagaataaaataaaacatggatatatatatatatatatatatatatatatatatagagagagagagagagagagagagagagaaacttGAAAGAGTGTGTGACAACAcatgtttttatatgtaatagacTGACTAATTGAAGACCTTATATAAACCAACAAATTTACTTGTGCCAACATTTTGAATTGATTCATTAAATGGTTAATCAACCAATTACTTAGGCATACCGATCACCATGGAGTTACTCCTGCACAGGTGACTCTGTTTTTGTAGAGGCCTTCATGAGATGTTCTGGTTGTACAATAACCTGGATATTGACCAGATCAATTGATTAAGCATTTAATTACCCCAATCTATGTCGGGCTTATGAGGCTCCATTGTTTCTCCCTCAATGGCTACGGGTTTTGTATCTTAGTTCTGAGTTTAACGTCGTCAGCTCGACTTATTAATTGCAGAATTCATCAGTCTATCAAAGTAACCGATGGATGTTGTTCAAAATGTCTTCCATAGTACAATTTTAGCCTGTGACCATTTACCTTAAACTTGTCTCCTCCATTTTTCTGAATTTCAATTGCCCCGCACGGAGTAACACCTATAACATTGTAAGGACCCGTCCACCTGAATTTTAATTTTCCTGGGAATAACCTGAATCGGCTATTGTAAAGAAGTACATGATCTCCAATTTTGAAACTCTTTTGTCGGATCAACTTGTCAtgccatatttttgttttttctttaaaatttttaGCATTTTCATAGGCTCCCAATCTCAGTTCTTCCAATTCATTAACCTGAATAAATCGCTTTTTACCAGCGGAGGTTAAATCAAAGTTCAGTGCTTTCAATGCCCAAAACGTTTTATGTTCTAATTCTACGGGcaaatgacaagcttttccaaagaCTAATCTATATGGAGATGTTCCAATTGGCGTTTTGAAAGTCGTTCGGTACgcccataatgcatcatctaATTTTAAAGCCCAGTCTTTTCTTTAGATTCCAACCGTTTTTTCAAGAATTCTTTTTAACTCgcggttggaaacctcaacttgccCTTGAGTTTGAGCATGATATGGTGTTCCTGTTTTGTGAGTCACATTATATTTTGACAGTAAAGCAGAAAATTGCCTATTGATGAAATAAGCTCCTTGGTCACTAATGATGACTCGCAGTGTGCCAAATatggtaaaaatattttttctaagaAAATTACACATTGTACGAGCATCATTCTTTCTTGTAGGGATGACTTCAACCCATCTTGATACGTAATCCACAGCCACAAGGATATATTCAAAAGAGTGAGAAGGAAAAGGACCCATAAAATCTATTCCCCAAACATAAAAATTTCACATACATGTATTGATTGCAGTGACATCTCATCTTTCTTGGTGATATTACATGTTCTCTGACACCTATCACATTGTGCTACATATGCTCGGGCATCTTTAAAGAGTGTGGGCCAGAAGAATCCGGCTTCTAAAACTTTAAAAGCTATTCGATTTGCTGCATAATGTCCTCCAATTGCTCCATCGTGACAATGATATAGAATTTTATTCATTTCTTCTTCAGGTACACACCTTCTAATGATATTATCTTCACAATTTTTGAATAAGAAAGGTTCATCCCACAGATAATACATTGCATCAGATATAAGTTTTTTTCTTTGCTGGTAAGAGAAATCTTGCGGTATCCACTTTCCAACCAAGTAATTCACGATATCTGTAAACCAGGGTGGTTGAGTCACAATTGTGTCAACTGAAAAAATATGTTCATCAggaaatttttcttttatctcatTAAACTCAAGGGGAGGGTTTTCTAATATAGACAAATGGACAGCTACTTGTTTCTCTGTCCCCTTTTTGTCCTTTATCTCAAGGTCAAATTCTTGCAGAAGTAAAATCCATCTTAATAATCTAGGTCGAGCATCTTTCTTAGCTAAGAGGTATTTTAAAGCTGCATGATCAGTAAAAACAGTGACTTTGGTTCCTATCAAATTGGAGTGAAACTTATCAAAAGCAAACACTACTACTAGTAACTCTTTTTCTGTCGTGGCATAATTCACTTGTGTCTCACTCAATGTCCTACTAGCATAGTAAATGGGACGAAAAATGTTATCCCTTCTTTGGCCTAAAACAACTTCAACTGCTGTATCACTAGCATCATACATGACCTCAAAAGGTTGGTTCCAATCAGGGGACACAACTACATGTGCAGTTGATAACTTTTCCTTAAGGGTTTCAAATGCTTTCACACAGTTACCTGAAAAATTAAACTTAGTGTCTTTCATCAAGAGGTTAGTTAACGGTTTTGAAATctttgagaagtcttttatgaatcgtTTGTAAAAACCTGCATGACCTAGAAAGCTTCTAATTCCTTTCACGTTGTGGGAGGGGGTAATCTTGCTATAAGATTAATTTTTGCCTTATCAACTTCTATCCCTTTAGCAGTGATTTTATGTCCTAAAACAATTCCTTCAGtaaccataaaatgacacttttccaattaagaactaagtttgtttcttcacatcttttaAGAACTAAGGTCAAATGGTTAAGACAATCCTTATATGTTTTGCCAAATAgtgtaaaatcatccataaaaatttcaagaaatttgTCAGTCATGTCAGCAAAAATTGCCGACATGCAAcgctgaaatgtagcaggggcgtTGCACAGACCAAATAGCATTCTCCTATAGGCATATGTTCCATGAGGGCATGTGAATGTTGTCTTATCTTGATCTTCTGGTGCTCCTGAATATCCATCAAGAAAACAGTAAAACCCATATCCTGCAATTCTTTccaacatttgatcaataaatgacaaaggaaaatgatatTTCTAGTGACATCATTGAGACGTCAGTAATCAATACAGACTCTCCATCCTGTAATAGTCCTGGTAGGTATGAgctcattatttttattttttataactgtcatacctcctttcttTGGTACAAGCTGTACGGGACTTATCCACgggctatcagaaatggggtataTAATACATGCTGCCAATAGCTTTACGATCTCTTTTTTCACTACTTCTTGCATTGTTGGATTCAATCTTCCTTGCGGATGGACTATTGGCTTGTAGCTATCCTCCATGAGGATTCTGTGTGTACAAATATCCGGACTAATCCCTTTAATATCTTCTACAATCCACCCCAAGGCTCCTTTGTGTGCTTTCAATACTTTAATCAAACTATTTTCTTGTTTTGCAGTAAGAGAAGATGAAATAATTGCTGGAAATAATTCTTTCTCAAGATAAACATATTTCAAATGAGAAGGGAGagttttgagttcaatttttgATTGAACTATTTCAGATTTTATCTCTTCTTCTTCTGAATCTTTGTCCAATATTTCagcttcttttctgatggtggaATCATCATCCTGTCTGGAGCCTGATTTGATCAAGCATCTTTCCATTGACTTTGAAATTAATTGATCATCTTTGAATTCATCTATAAGATAACTAATCATGTCAATTGAAAAACATGAAGATGATGTTTCATCTCCTGAATATCTtagtatcttttgcatatcaaatATGACTCTTTCTTCATCAACTCATAAAATTAATTGTCCTTGATGAACACTATAATTGCTCTTCTTGTAGCAAGAAATGGTCTACCTCAAATTATTGGTTCACTAGGACATTCTTTCATTTCAAGTACTATAAAGTCTACAGGGAAAACAAACTTATCTACTCTTACGAGTACATTTTCAATTATTCCCTTAGGTTTCTTAGTACTTTGATCTGCAAACTGAAGAGAAACACTTGTGTCTTTTATTTCACCAAGATCTAACTTTATAAAGATAGAAAATGGCATTAAATTTATTGAAGCTCCAGAATCACAAAGTGTTTTTGCAAAATATACTCCTCCCAAAGTGCATGGAATTGCAAAACTGCTTGGATCACCAAGTTTTTGtggtagcttattttgaagtatagcaCTGCATTTTTCCGTAAGCATTACCACAGAAATTTCTTCTAATTTGCTTTTACTTGAcaaaatttcctttaaaaatttggCATATGAAGGCATTTGTAACAAAGCATCAGTAAAAGGAATATTGATGTGACTTTGTtttaaaatctccaaaaattttgCAAATTGGTTGTCaagcttttctcttttcattttttttgtggaAAGGGAATATTCACAGGGAGAGGAGtcaatttttcaatatttttttcttGACTTCATTTTTTTGAGATGGTTAAGAGGGTATTTCAACATTCTTATTGTTGTTTACCTGTTATTCTGACTGGTTTGCATAGGGTTCATCAAGCTCCTTACCTGATCGTAAGGTGATGGCCTTAAGGTGCTCTTTTGGGTTTTTATCTGTATTGCTTGTTAAGGGACCTTGAATCTTTTCTGAAACAAGAGCTGTCAATTGGCTCAACTGTATTTCTAGATTTTTGAGGGATGAATTTTGGCTCTCCATCTTTTCATTAGTGATCTTAATATACTTATACAAAAGATCATCAAGACTTGAATGAGCTTGTTGAGGCCTTTGCTGATAGGGCCCTGCTTGTTGATAAGGTCTAAAGTTTGATTGACCATGATTTGGATTCTGGTATCCGGGTGGACCTtgtatttgttgcttctggaagCTTTGAGATTTGTCTGTACAATTTGGATTGCTCCATTGAAATCCTGGATGTTTCTGTGTCATTGGACTTTCAAAAGGATATTGCTTGTAACCGATGACATTGACATGTTCATCATTGTGATTGGTTGCTTGACATTCATGGTTCTGATGATTTCCTCCACACATGTCACAAGCCTCAGATTGGCTTAGTTGTTGTGTATTCACCTGAAAAGTGTCAAACTTCTGTGCCAAAGAAACAATTTATTGTGTTAGTGTATTTAAAGCATCAACCTGATTTACTGTAACGACCTTCTTGATAATTATACGCTCAGATGGCCATTGGATGGCATTCTCAGAAATTTCATTCAACAATTGCAACGCTTCCTGTATTGTTTTTCCCATTACTGAACCTCCTGCAGCTGCATCTATCACATTTCTAGAAGAGGGTTTTAGCCCGTGATAAAAAATATACAATTGTATATGTTCAGGAATATCGTGGTGTGGACATTTTCTTAACATTGCTTTTAACCTTTACCAAGCTTGATAAACTGACTCTGTGTCAGTCTGCAAGAAATTATATATGTCTTGTCTTAACTTTGTGGTTTTAGCAGGGGAAAAATATTCGTTTAAAAATTTTTGAGTCATTTGATCCCATGTGGTAATGGAACCTTGTGGCAAACTTCGCAACCAAGTCTTGGCATCTCCTTTTAAAGAGAAAGGAAATAGCCTTAACTTGATAGCTTTAGGAAGTACTCCATTATACTTAGCTGTTTCAACAAGTTCCAAAAGTCAATTAGATGACTGTGTGGGTTTTCACTTGCGTCTCCAGTGAAGATGCAAGACTGTTAAATTGTTTGAATCAGGCCAGTCCTGATTTCAAAGTGGTTGGCTGCCACTGGAAGTTTTCTGACACTAGATTCACAGTTGAAGCGGTCAGGTCTAGCATAATCCTTAGGATTCTGTTTGCTGGCCTTGGCGCCACTTCATCAAATTGATCCTCTATTTGTACTGGTGGTGGTACTTCGCGTGGGTTGATATTTTCTACTTCTTGATTCTCCATACCTTCACAAGCTATGCTTTGAGAAGATAATGCTTGTCCATTCCTGCTCAATCGAAGAGatctttcaatttcaggatcgtaATTGACCAACTCTTTTATAGAATAGCGGGTCATAAACtactcaaaattctaaaaaaacAAACTGAACTTAACTCCTAAAGTGGTAGTAGTAGTTGTACTTAGAAGAAAATAATTAAGAGAAAGTGATGAATAACAAGGACAACAAAGATTACAAAGATGACAAAAATAATAAGCGATCAAATAAAAATAGTAGTATgataatgttgttgttgttgttgttgttattattattattaatagttgtagagtagtagtagtagtatatgATAATAGTAAATATATTAGTACTAATTAGCAATAGATGTTATGAAAAAATGGTAAACGAAATCAGTTAGTAGTAATAGTAactaactgtcacgacccaaaatcccaacccggtcgtgatggcgcctctcgtgaggacaaggccagccaatcaacaaaacagtacatctctttataattacttagcaggaataagtctaaatcatgggcaatataatcttaaatgcgaaataaacgtgatagaacaaggaaaaccctcccaactcagcccgaaatcggggtgtcacaagtcatgagctactacagagtttactaatattttacaaagtctggaattatcataaataacaaagataagggagaaaacggggctgcggacgtcaacagctacctcgttactcctagtcaccgcctggtctggaaagaatcagcgctcaggagcgaactcagctttGCATGTATCTGCAAacatggtgcaaggagtaatgtgagtactccggcctagtgagtaataaaaataaataacgactgaaaacgtgaaatctcataacggcacaatatagcgctatcccaagcagtaaaatcagttatacaataaaatagtgagtattagataattcttcttttaaaacagtaaagacaaataatttccacagtaaggataaattaaaagcttgcccctcgggctcaatatgtaaatctcagtatagtatcagcccctcgggctcactcccaactcaccagcacacaacatcagcccctcgggctcactcctaactcaccacacacaagcaacagCCTCTCGgtcccactcccaactcacctgggtaccctgcgctcactgggggtgtgtacagactccggaggggttcctacagcccaagcgcaatatcaataggcctgaaagccttcacacatcacacacgaggcctgaaagcctcctcatatagcACTCGAGGCCtaaaagcctcctcacatcactcaacatatcctcatgtatggccctcggcctcaatcagtccagaaaataatcataagcctcttgggcatcagtacaacaatagtgctcagctcaacaacattataaatatcattaaatctcgagttaagtataaatgtagctgagttcacaaaataatataattcaattggactgagttcaaataatatttcaattcgtgaggaaaatagtgatgtaaattcacaaaagatttcagataattggcacgaagcccaaatatggcaataaacccaatcatagtgaaaaactataaatctttatcaattacgcggtaaagatatcaactgggatggaccaagtcacaattcccaatagtaaatgaccccgcgctcgtcatacaacgtgtgtctcatctcaacatagcagtatgttgtgcaatccggggttttaaactctcagtgcatcatttaaaatcattactcacctcaagacggtccaatatctactccgctatgcccttgcctctcgaatttacctctttgcgcgtcgaatctggtcaaaaccacaacgaatacattacaataggctaaagaaatataactcaatcgaaaagactcgaaatatatcgaaattcacgaaattcgcaaaacccgagccccggtcccacttctcgaaaaattatgaaagttacatcaccggattcctcgtctcgccacgagtccgtacatataaaatttaccaaaattggagttcaaatgacccctcaaatcttcaaattttattttcaaatccctaggcctaaatcttcaatttactcctcaataatatgtaatctagtcggattattcgatgataattcaatattatggtgtagaaataatcacaagtgacttacctcaagattttccaagatttcttgctaaaaattgcccaaaatccgagcttgaaagtaaaaacaaatgaccaaactcggactgctaGACATTAAATCTGTCTagaaattttcggtactgttcacgcggggacattgttcatgcgcgtgaggtcactgttcactgttcacccgcaCGGTTACGGttcacgcgcgggtactgttcactgctgcagaaaatacagcaccttttaagaaatttgcagcacaaccatttttcactaaaatggctctaactccatcatacgaactcggaattagacgattcttgttcctatgattcacaaataataatacaaacacaacccttcaattgaaacttaattcggagctcgtttacccagttcaatacccatttcactcgttaaacaattaactcacatttcacgtcaaaaacccaatcgcgacttgatgaaattaaaccaaaattttcagatcagtcctataattcatgatttaaattctggaagtttcgaaatcaaatttggatctctagaactaaaaatgaacctttagatcattacatttatgctcaaaacgacaaaaatcttccaaaaatgacccgttgggcatccgaaacacacccgaggcccccgggaccccgaacaataataccaaccagtcccaaaatacattacggacttgctcgaggcctcaaatcacatcaaacaatgctaaaatcatgaatcaacctccaatccaagttttatgaactttagaatttccaacttctatttccgatgccgaaacctatcaaatcacgtccgattgacttcaaattttgcacacaagtccaaaatgacataacgaagctacagaaattctcggaattccattccgaccgtcggatcaaaatttcacctatcaaccggaaatcgccaaaatactaacttcgccaaaatgagctaatttctt
This sequence is a window from Nicotiana sylvestris chromosome 3, ASM39365v2, whole genome shotgun sequence. Protein-coding genes within it:
- the LOC138888595 gene encoding uncharacterized protein, with protein sequence MKREKLDNQFAKFLEILKQSHINIPFTDALLQMPSYAKFLKEILSSKSKLEEISVVMLTEKCSAILQNKLPQKLGDPSSFAIPCTLGGVYFAKTLCDSGASINLMPFSIFIKLDLGEIKDTSVSLQFADQSTKKPKGIIENVLVRVDKFVFPVDFIVLEMKECPSEPII
- the LOC138888596 gene encoding uncharacterized protein, producing MTRYSIKELVNYDPEIERSLRLSRNGQALSSQSIACEAKYNGVLPKAIKLRLFPFSLKGDAKTWLRSLPQGSITTWDQMTQKFLNEYFSPAKTTKLRQDIYNFLQTDTENVIDAAAGGSVMGKTIQEALQLLNEISENAIQWPSERIIIKKVVTVNQKFDTFQVNTQQLSQSEACDMCGGNHQNHECQATNHNDEHVNVIGYKQYPFESPMTQKHPGFQWSNPNCTDKSQSFQKQQIQGPPGYQNPNHGQSNFRPYQQAGPYQQRPQQAHSSLDDLLYKYIKITNEKMESQNSSLKNLEIQLSQLTALVSEKIQGPLTSNTDKNPKEHLKAITLRSGKELDEPYANQSE